The following DNA comes from Bacillota bacterium.
GCCAGTTGGGAATAATTATCTAACGCCAGGATCGTTTGTTCGCGCTTCAAGACATCTACTTTGTTTACCGCCTGCAGTACCGGCAGATGAAGATCGGAAAAGCATGAGGCAATATAGCGATCGCCAGGGCCAATCGGCGCCCTGCCATCCACCACATGAACTACCACATCCACTCCGGTCAGAGCCCCCTGGGCCACCTTAACCATATAGGACCCTAATCGGTTCCGTGGCCGGTGTATACCAGGCGTATCAACGAAGACAATTTGACGCTTCTCATCGGTGTAAATCCCCTGAATACGGTTCCGGGTGGTTTGAGGTTTGTCAGTTACTATGGCGATTTTCTCCCCCACCAAGCCGTTAAGCAGCGTAGATTTACCCACATTTGGACGCCCCACTAAAGTTACAAAGCCACTCCGATACTCGCTCATGTGCTATCCTCCGTCAAATGGGCCGGCCCGAAGGCTCGGGGTAATAATTCCTTGAGTGTAGCTGTTTCTACCGCTCCACTGCTTCCGGTTAAGTACAGGATAAGATCGGGCACAAACTCCGCTAACACTTGGCGACAAGTGCCACAGGGAGAAGCCACATCTTCTCCTGAGGCCGCCACCGCCAAGGCCACAAAGTCTCTTTCCCCGGCGGAAACGGCCTTAAACACTGCCACCTGCTCGGCACAAACTGTGGCCCCATAAGCGGCATTCTCAATATTGCAGCCGGTAAATATTGCCCCTGAAGCCGTCCGCAGGGCTGCCCCTACCCGGTAGTTGGAATAGGGAGCATAGGCCTGCTCCCGCGCTGCCCGGGCCGCCGTCACTAATTCCTGCTCCTTCTGGTTCACCTATTTTTCCCCCTTGCCACTACTCCCAAGTTACCTCTGCTCCATGCGGTAATACTTCAATCCAGCTTTGACCCCTAATCAGCCGGATGCTCTGACCGTTTTTGTCTGTCCAACTGGTGGGTTCGGTACGGCTGCGTTTAGACCAATTCAGCTCGTAAGTGACACCTTGTTGAAACATCCGACCGCCGCCTTGCCCGACCAGTTTCATATCCAGCCGGCCTTCCGCATCCAACACCTTGGTACCATCCACAAATTGCACCAATACGTTCTTGGCTACCAATTGCTGCCCACTGTTTTCATCTTGTTGGGGTTTGCCGTTTACAAACCGGGCATACCCGCCGGCAGCTTCGTCCCACCTATATTCTACCACATAGTTAGGCGAAAAACGCAAAGCGGCCTTCTTTGCTCCGGGTCCCAGAGGCTGACAGTTATCATCGTAAAAACTGAACTGTACCGGTGAGGGAGCGGTTAGCAAACCGCGGCGTTCCAGCTCGGCAAACAGGCGCTCGGTGCTAGTATAGACATTATGAGGCTCCTTTTTCGTCCGGACGCGCCAGTACACCTGGGGCAGGTAAAACTCATTCAGCGATATCACTTTTAGACTGCTAATATCCTGCTTGGCTTGCGGGCTATAGCCACAATGGCTGTAAGCAGCATTGAACTCCAGTGCTTTGTCCAAGAAATAGTGCCGGGCACTGCGCACCGATCCCAGCAGCGGCGCGTCCTGATGTAAGAACACTGGCATCAAACGGGTAATTCCGCCTTCAGTGAGGATCTCAAACACAAGACAGGCTTTATCCAGGCCTGAAGGCTCTGCCAGTCCCGGGATATTGCCTATCATCACTGCCAACGGACGCCGCTCAACTAATTCCGGGTCGGTAACAGGAAGGCCGTCCAACGGACAAAAGAATTGCTCCTCTGTCTCGCCTGGTGTTTCTTCCTGGCCATCGCTTTCCTCGTTCGGTTCTCCCGGTGGAGTCGGTTGGCGCCGGCAACCAACGCCCAGTGACAACACTAGCACCAGAGCCACACTCAAAGCAAACCATTTCTTTTTCCGCGGCACCGTCTATCCCCCCACAATGCTACTTTCTTCATACGCCGGCAAAGCAATATCGGTTGCCTGCTCAACCTCCAAGCGAATACCGGAAGCCTTGAACTGAGCTCGAATCAAGTCCAAGCTGCTATCTAACACTTCGGAATCTCCCAGAGCATATATAGTTACCGGATTAACAGCAATCGGTTTTTGGTTAACCAAGATCACCGGACCAGCACAGCGGATTGATGAAGTGGTAACCAGCCGCTGGCTGTTGATTGCTACCCCGGTGGCCCCGGCGGCAAACAGCTCGTTCACAATATCGCGCACATCAAAGTCGTGCACAATCTCGCCGATACCGGCACTCCCTTCAGCATCATATAAACGAATGATGATGCCACTACCGCTAAACGGAGCCAAACCGGCACTGGCCTTAATTTCTTGCAATCTGGCCCGCAGGGCATCAACTTCTTTTTCGGCGTGTTTCAGGCGCTCTAACACCGACACTGGTGTAACCAAACTGGCCCGTCCGTCCACCACCTTCACTTCCACCACTTGCCCCGGTAGGGCTAGCGACTTACTGTCTTTCAGCCGCTCTTTAGTTTCCGGTGACAACAACCGAGCCGGATCGTCTATCTCCAACCCCTTTTCTTCACTTCTGGTAATAGTGATGGTGGCTTCACCCATCATGTTGGGCAGCCGTGGGTCTTGGCGAATAAGAGATAATAGCTCTTCCCGATGCAAATTCTCTTGTTCTCTTAGAATAATGTCTTGTGTCTCTCGCCCAAACCGCAGAATCACCTGCGCCACTTGTTCCGGATTACCGGCTTGCCCCAATTCAAATTCGAACTTTGCCAACGCCGCCCGTACCGCCTGATTCTGTTCCACTCCCAAGTCT
Coding sequences within:
- a CDS encoding DUF881 domain-containing protein, with amino-acid sequence MSSVPKVADQKVVRSSERASLSLKILVVLVLMLLIVNSVVLGILTGYLKLPHQALPLEVAKNAGKLLVDYSQRIARDLGVEQNQAVRAALAKFEFELGQAGNPEQVAQVILRFGRETQDIILREQENLHREELLSLIRQDPRLPNMMGEATITITRSEEKGLEIDDPARLLSPETKERLKDSKSLALPGQVVEVKVVDGRASLVTPVSVLERLKHAEKEVDALRARLQEIKASAGLAPFSGSGIIIRLYDAEGSAGIGEIVHDFDVRDIVNELFAAGATGVAINSQRLVTTSSIRCAGPVILVNQKPIAVNPVTIYALGDSEVLDSSLDLIRAQFKASGIRLEVEQATDIALPAYEESSIVGG
- a CDS encoding DUF3048 domain-containing protein, with the translated sequence MPRKKKWFALSVALVLVLSLGVGCRRQPTPPGEPNEESDGQEETPGETEEQFFCPLDGLPVTDPELVERRPLAVMIGNIPGLAEPSGLDKACLVFEILTEGGITRLMPVFLHQDAPLLGSVRSARHYFLDKALEFNAAYSHCGYSPQAKQDISSLKVISLNEFYLPQVYWRVRTKKEPHNVYTSTERLFAELERRGLLTAPSPVQFSFYDDNCQPLGPGAKKAALRFSPNYVVEYRWDEAAGGYARFVNGKPQQDENSGQQLVAKNVLVQFVDGTKVLDAEGRLDMKLVGQGGGRMFQQGVTYELNWSKRSRTEPTSWTDKNGQSIRLIRGQSWIEVLPHGAEVTWE
- the cdd gene encoding cytidine deaminase is translated as MNQKEQELVTAARAAREQAYAPYSNYRVGAALRTASGAIFTGCNIENAAYGATVCAEQVAVFKAVSAGERDFVALAVAASGEDVASPCGTCRQVLAEFVPDLILYLTGSSGAVETATLKELLPRAFGPAHLTEDST